The Dysidea avara chromosome 13, odDysAvar1.4, whole genome shotgun sequence genome includes a region encoding these proteins:
- the LOC136242257 gene encoding uncharacterized protein has product MASSESESESSDLEGEGKAEPDYDTKVVVAEEVYRRRKCRDTSWKGQYCCVPLCHSTSGAQAERKSLGYGRVLFHSFPNCTTDKERTMKWIAKIRRDPGPDFEINNFSCGGTDAHAARRVLKKTAVPSVFSWSNTKSSQRTTQTSQKARTEIEVNEQVTELQAKYEKSLFRLANIKHDDDEVKFYTGFPDYDTLFYFYKNILESDAMVMRQWSGSLKSLERYPPWHIVKKYMPEAFKEQCTRLIIDATEFGIEHPSSLVSQSTTFSAYKNKNTVKDPYWRVLVEFSGLLEKLEVGNEIMADKGFDIQDLLVPLGVRLNIPPFLKSGSQFSTDDVLRTKKVAKLRIHVERAIGRIKEFRIFHPVIPATMWDSTNELVYVWAMLCNFSPLLVY; this is encoded by the exons ATGGCGTCTAGCGAATCCGAGAGTGAATCGTCTGACCTCGAGGGAGAAGGAAAAGCGGAGCCAGACTATGATACGAAAGTGGTAGTTGCTGAGGAAGTTTACAGAAGAAGAAAATGCCGTGATACGTCTTGGAAGGGTCAGTATTGCTGTGTTCCGCTGTGTCATAGTACGTCAGGGGCGCAAGCAGAGAGAAAGAGTTTAGGATATGGACGGGTTTTGTTTCATTCTTTTCCTAACTGTACCACGGATAAGGAGAGAACTATGAAATGGATTGCAAAGATTAGGAGAGATCCTGGTCCAGATTTTGAAATCAATA ATTTTTCCTGTGGTGGTACAGATGCACATGCTGCTAGGCGTGTACTGAAAAAGACAGCAGTTCCATCAGTGTTTTCATGGAGCAATACCAAGTCATCTCAGCGCACAACTCAAACTTCTCAAAAAGCAAGGACAGAAATAGAAGTCAATGAACAG GTGACTGAGCTGCAAGCTAAATATGAAAAGTCATTGTTTCGGCTGGCAAATATAAAACATGATGATGACGAGGTGAAATTTTACACTGGTTTTCCAGACTATGACACTCTGTTCTATTTTTACAAAAACATTTTAGAATCAGATGCAATGGTTATGAGACAGTGGAGTGGAAG TTTGAAAAGCTTGGAGCGGTATCCTCCATGGCATATAGTTAAAAAGTATATGCCTGAAGCATTCAAGGAGCAGTGTACTAGACTAATAATTGATGCTACTGAATTTGGGATTGAGCATCCTTCTTCATTGGTCTCACAGTCCACTACTTTTTCAGcctacaagaacaaaaatacTGTGAAG GATCCATATTGGAGGGTGTTGGTTGAGTTCAGTGGACTGTTGGAAAAGCTTGAAGTTGGCAATGAAATCATGGCTGACAAAGGCTTTGATATCCAGGATTTGCTTGTACCACTTGGGGTGAGGTTGAACATTCCGCCATTTTTgaagtcaggcagtcagttttCTACTGATGATGTGTTACGTACTAAGAAAGTTGCAAAATTAAGAATTCATGTCGAGAGAGCGATAGGCCGTATCAAAGAATTTCGTATTTTTCACCCAGTCATTCCAGCTACCATGTGGGACTCTACCAATGAACTTGTGTACGTTTGGGCCATGCTATGTAACTTTAGTCCTCTGTTGGTATATTAA